A region of bacterium DNA encodes the following proteins:
- a CDS encoding Maf family protein, which translates to MSRPSEAAKAHCPTGTAEVNIYLASTSPRRRDLLRRLGLRFRILTPTASESPDAVGVKPGDSPGRYAVACAKAKALSVVDRVNDGLVVGVDTVVVCGKLILGKPRSTAEARKMLRLLSGRTHSVISGVAIARVLPSSGECDRGRHRIVAAAETTQVTFRKLGSDEIERYIAGPEPYDKAGAYGIQDEAGVFVSRVSGCLMNVVGLPIPLLLRLLEQSRAGRVHQPRTN; encoded by the coding sequence ATGAGCCGCCCCAGCGAAGCCGCCAAGGCCCACTGTCCGACCGGGACCGCGGAGGTCAACATCTACCTTGCCTCAACGTCGCCGCGCCGCCGCGACCTGCTGCGAAGACTCGGCCTCCGATTCCGGATATTGACACCGACCGCCAGCGAAAGTCCGGACGCGGTCGGAGTCAAGCCCGGCGACTCGCCTGGGCGGTACGCGGTCGCGTGCGCGAAGGCCAAAGCCCTCTCGGTTGTCGACCGTGTAAATGACGGGCTTGTTGTCGGGGTGGACACGGTGGTCGTCTGCGGCAAGCTGATTCTGGGCAAGCCGCGCAGTACGGCAGAGGCCCGCAAGATGCTCAGGCTGCTTTCAGGTCGCACGCACTCGGTCATCTCCGGCGTCGCGATCGCCCGAGTGCTCCCATCGTCCGGTGAATGTGACCGGGGCCGGCACCGAATAGTCGCCGCGGCCGAAACCACTCAGGTCACGTTCCGCAAGCTCGGTTCTGATGAAATCGAGCGGTACATCGCGGGACCGGAGCCGTACGACAAGGCCGGCGCCTACGGCATACAGGACGAGGCAGGGGTCTTTGTGAGTCGGGTCTCCGGGTGCCTGATGAACGTCGTAGGCCTGCCGATCCCCCTGCTGCTGCGCCTGCTTGAGCAATCCCGAGCGGGCCGCGTCCACCAACCGCGAACCAACTAG
- a CDS encoding putative LPS assembly protein LptD: MFLLALLLLTQPADTTAADTVHRDIIYYSGNRVIFYPKTGQVLLLDSAWVRYGDMSVHSDSICYDDKLHVLSAYKDVLFTAGPTNITGKLLSYNVDSHKGLMRTAFTHVENGFFRADEVWLVHEQVLDARRACYTTCDRDPPHYVFYGPRVKLFMDDVAICEPMVFRLFDVPLLAVPFWMVPVASKRKSGLMPFKVGNSADEGLYAKDMAYYWVINDYSDMTFYADFMTHKGIQGRAEAVYIVTPYAQGNVNASYIQEWDTHRRRYSVSATHRSERFLFDSQLDGKLDLMSDASYEPDYSEDQLDWLKPDLYSYGQVTKNLRRVGNVAVLAQQKTEFATHTRWADLPSVRFSFTQRPIAAGWGVTPSASFSDHTQDYLDSTNSVDTARLRDLQGNAGLGISGPDYTLGPLGAATASENLGLATTWSYHNDSLYAKPRRLSSNLGASLNQKFLGTFSVIEQMGLTHSDNLMDTQPVTVGYTGNVSSQVTLYRVYSLESFGMHGLLHTVTPSANLNYVPKVDYGPLFGRLHPFDPSEALVNLGLGNTFQAKVDTNHTKRDIGSVNFTSSYDLLDKNPNPVKRLSPLVGTALLQPLQGSNLNLSINATAGFNFDSLSMDKDYSVATTFYLNRITSRKTDSTGCSDPDDQWPAGFQLGFTHTYGRSGGTTVNMITGTAALAIPGWKFDLTDLGYNFAQKQFANYGLLLTKDLHCWEAFVKFQKLGTRWTYDFEVRIKQLPDLKIGKGTFGSILPH; this comes from the coding sequence GTGTTCCTGCTCGCCCTTCTGCTACTCACCCAGCCTGCTGACACGACCGCAGCCGACACGGTCCACCGCGACATCATCTACTACAGCGGAAACCGGGTCATATTCTATCCCAAGACCGGACAGGTGCTGCTGCTCGACTCAGCCTGGGTGCGGTACGGCGACATGTCGGTCCACTCGGACTCGATCTGCTATGACGACAAGCTGCACGTGCTGTCGGCCTACAAGGACGTGCTCTTCACGGCCGGCCCGACCAACATCACCGGCAAGCTGCTCAGCTACAACGTCGACTCGCACAAGGGCCTGATGCGTACGGCGTTCACGCACGTCGAAAACGGGTTCTTCCGGGCAGACGAGGTCTGGCTGGTGCATGAACAGGTGCTGGACGCGCGTCGTGCCTGTTACACGACCTGCGACCGCGACCCTCCGCACTACGTTTTCTACGGCCCGCGCGTCAAGCTGTTCATGGACGACGTAGCGATATGCGAACCCATGGTATTCAGGCTCTTTGATGTGCCGTTGCTGGCCGTTCCGTTCTGGATGGTGCCGGTCGCCTCAAAGCGCAAGTCCGGCTTGATGCCGTTCAAGGTGGGCAATTCGGCGGACGAGGGACTGTATGCCAAAGACATGGCCTACTACTGGGTCATCAACGACTACTCAGACATGACCTTCTACGCCGACTTCATGACCCACAAAGGGATCCAGGGCCGGGCGGAGGCGGTCTACATCGTTACTCCTTACGCACAAGGCAATGTCAATGCTTCCTACATCCAGGAGTGGGATACGCATCGTCGGCGCTACAGCGTGTCCGCCACACATCGGTCCGAGCGCTTTCTGTTCGACTCGCAACTAGACGGCAAGCTTGATTTGATGTCGGACGCGAGCTACGAGCCGGACTATTCGGAAGACCAGCTCGATTGGCTCAAGCCGGATCTGTATTCCTACGGACAGGTGACGAAGAACCTGCGGCGCGTAGGCAACGTAGCCGTGCTGGCCCAGCAGAAGACCGAGTTCGCTACGCACACCCGCTGGGCCGACCTGCCGTCGGTACGGTTCTCCTTCACTCAACGCCCGATCGCGGCAGGCTGGGGCGTCACGCCGTCGGCATCGTTCTCGGACCATACGCAGGACTACCTGGACTCGACCAATAGCGTCGACACCGCCAGACTGCGCGACCTCCAGGGCAATGCCGGACTGGGCATATCCGGTCCCGACTACACGCTCGGCCCGCTCGGCGCTGCAACGGCATCGGAGAATCTGGGGCTCGCCACCACCTGGTCGTATCACAACGACAGTCTTTATGCGAAACCGCGTCGCCTGTCCAGCAACCTCGGGGCAAGCTTGAACCAGAAGTTCCTCGGCACTTTCTCGGTGATCGAGCAGATGGGTTTGACGCATTCCGACAACCTGATGGATACCCAGCCGGTCACAGTAGGCTATACTGGCAACGTCTCCAGCCAGGTAACGCTCTACCGCGTCTACAGCCTCGAATCGTTCGGGATGCACGGGCTGCTGCACACGGTCACGCCGAGCGCAAACCTCAACTACGTGCCGAAGGTCGACTACGGCCCCTTGTTTGGCAGGCTGCATCCGTTTGACCCGAGCGAGGCGCTTGTGAATCTGGGACTCGGCAACACGTTCCAGGCCAAAGTGGACACGAATCACACCAAGCGCGACATCGGCTCAGTGAACTTCACTTCATCCTATGACCTGCTCGACAAGAATCCCAACCCGGTGAAACGCCTCAGCCCGCTGGTCGGTACTGCGCTCCTGCAGCCGCTCCAGGGGTCAAACCTGAATCTCTCCATCAATGCCACAGCAGGCTTCAACTTTGACTCGCTCAGCATGGATAAAGACTACTCGGTCGCGACTACGTTCTACTTGAACCGCATCACAAGTCGGAAGACGGACAGCACCGGTTGCTCGGACCCGGACGACCAGTGGCCGGCTGGGTTCCAGCTTGGTTTCACTCACACCTACGGACGCAGCGGAGGTACGACAGTCAACATGATTACGGGCACTGCTGCCCTGGCCATCCCCGGCTGGAAGTTCGACCTTACTGACCTCGGATATAACTTCGCCCAAAAACAGTTCGCAAACTACGGATTGCTCCTGACCAAAGACCTCCACTGCTGGGAGGCTTTCGTCAAATTCCAGAAGCTCGGAACGCGCTGGACCTACGACTTCGAGGTCCGCATCAAGCAACTGCCCGACCTTAAGATCGGGAAGGGTACGTTCGGCAGCATCCTGCCCCACTGA
- a CDS encoding metal ABC transporter permease produces the protein MSIAHFLHYAFIQKAYLAGSFVAVLCAMLGLFLVLRKLSLIGDGLSHVSFGAIALGLFFGLYPFWVAIPVVLVAAFFILRLTQKARIYGDAAIGIVSSLGIAGGVILASLSRGFNVDLFSYLFGNILAVSTQEVYLSIGLSLVVFACVMLFYNDLFSVTFDEEYARITGIKAERINLVLVLLTAITVVLAIKVVGIMLVSALLILPAATALQVARGFRGAMFISVLCAVGSVLVGTTVSVFLNLPAGATIVMCGLLFFVIALTVRNLRR, from the coding sequence ATGTCCATCGCCCACTTCCTGCACTACGCTTTCATCCAGAAGGCGTACCTTGCCGGGTCGTTCGTCGCCGTACTGTGCGCCATGCTCGGGCTGTTCCTGGTTCTGCGCAAGCTATCGCTCATCGGCGACGGCCTTTCCCATGTCAGCTTCGGGGCAATTGCGCTCGGACTGTTCTTCGGCCTGTACCCGTTCTGGGTGGCGATTCCGGTAGTCCTTGTGGCGGCATTCTTCATCCTCAGGCTCACTCAGAAGGCGCGGATTTACGGCGACGCGGCCATCGGCATCGTCTCCTCGCTCGGCATCGCCGGTGGCGTCATCCTGGCCAGTCTGTCAAGAGGATTTAACGTTGACCTGTTCAGCTACCTCTTCGGCAACATCCTGGCGGTCAGCACCCAGGAAGTGTACCTGTCAATCGGCCTGTCGCTCGTCGTCTTCGCCTGCGTCATGCTGTTCTACAACGACCTGTTCTCGGTCACCTTTGATGAGGAGTACGCCCGGATCACTGGGATCAAAGCCGAACGTATCAACCTCGTGCTCGTCCTCCTAACCGCGATCACGGTCGTGCTGGCCATCAAGGTCGTCGGAATCATGCTGGTGTCAGCCCTTCTCATTCTGCCCGCGGCCACGGCCCTGCAGGTTGCCCGCGGATTCCGGGGCGCCATGTTCATCTCAGTACTGTGCGCAGTCGGTTCGGTGCTGGTCGGGACCACCGTATCCGTTTTCCTGAACCTCCCGGCTGGGGCGACAATAGTAATGTGCGGGCTTCTCTTCTTCGTCATCGCCTTGACTGTCAGGAACCTCCGTCGCTAA
- a CDS encoding metal ABC transporter ATP-binding protein — translation MSVSNAATVLSVENLSFDYGPIEVLDRVTFAVEKGDYVILAGPNGAGKTTLIRTVLGLTDRYEGRVNLFGQDLSGFAGWGRIGYLPQRVNAFNPLFPATVREVVGLGLLSQKTFPRRLTRSDELRVRQTLDLMGVVDLTDMPVGELSGGQQQRVFLARALVSRPELLILDEPSTALDPQARESFMESIGKLNREQEISVILITHDTDLIGKHATKVLYLDRRVVYYGPSADLCNSPEMNRYYGVCPPERGG, via the coding sequence TTGAGTGTAAGTAACGCGGCTACCGTCCTGTCGGTCGAGAACCTCAGTTTCGACTACGGGCCGATCGAGGTTCTTGACCGTGTGACGTTCGCGGTTGAGAAAGGCGACTACGTCATCCTGGCCGGACCGAACGGAGCCGGCAAGACCACGTTGATAAGGACCGTTCTCGGTCTTACCGATAGGTACGAAGGCCGTGTGAACCTGTTCGGTCAGGACCTGTCCGGATTCGCCGGTTGGGGCAGAATCGGCTACCTGCCGCAACGAGTGAACGCGTTCAACCCGCTCTTTCCGGCTACGGTGCGGGAAGTTGTCGGCCTGGGTCTGTTGTCGCAGAAGACTTTCCCCCGGCGACTCACGCGGAGCGACGAACTCAGGGTCAGGCAGACGCTAGACCTGATGGGCGTTGTTGACCTGACGGACATGCCGGTGGGTGAGCTCTCCGGTGGTCAGCAGCAGCGCGTGTTTCTGGCCCGTGCGCTGGTTTCCCGTCCTGAGTTGCTCATTCTCGACGAACCGAGCACCGCCCTCGACCCGCAGGCCCGGGAGAGCTTCATGGAGTCCATCGGGAAACTGAATCGTGAGCAGGAAATCTCGGTCATCCTGATTACCCATGACACCGATCTGATCGGCAAGCATGCGACCAAGGTGCTTTACCTGGACCGGCGCGTCGTCTACTACGGGCCGTCCGCGGACCTCTGCAACTCGCCGGAGATGAACCGGTACTACGGCGTCTGCCCGCCGGAACGTGGAGGCTAG